In Micrococcus luteus NCTC 2665, a single window of DNA contains:
- a CDS encoding transposase → MNTVPKPYPQEFRDDVVRVARNREPGQTIKQIAADFGIAESCLRNWMRRADVEEGSTPGTSAAEHAELREAKKRIRLLEQENEVLRRAAAYLSQANLPGK, encoded by the coding sequence ATGAACACCGTGCCCAAGCCCTATCCCCAGGAGTTCCGCGACGACGTCGTGCGCGTCGCCCGCAACCGTGAACCTGGCCAGACCATCAAGCAGATCGCCGCGGACTTCGGCATTGCCGAGTCCTGCCTGCGCAACTGGATGCGCCGGGCGGACGTGGAAGAGGGCTCCACACCCGGAACGAGCGCCGCCGAGCACGCCGAGCTCCGGGAGGCCAAGAAGCGCATCCGGCTGCTGGAGCAGGAGAACGAGGTTCTGCGCCGGGCGGCGGCCTATCTGTCCCAGGCGAACCTGCCGGGAAAATGA